One window of the Lactococcus lactis genome contains the following:
- a CDS encoding phage holin yields the protein MKTIDKGTLTRTVLLWLAIINQILTALGINPLPLDDNTVSTVITTVFALWAWWKNNDFTHAAKKGTELTKSLKNGDSVQVVKASDADHEFTEGGE from the coding sequence ATGAAAACAATTGATAAAGGAACGCTTACACGTACAGTTTTGCTTTGGTTAGCTATCATTAACCAAATTCTAACAGCATTGGGTATTAATCCATTGCCGCTTGACGATAATACTGTCAGCACAGTTATCACAACAGTTTTTGCACTTTGGGCTTGGTGGAAGAATAACGACTTCACTCATGCAGCTAAAAAAGGAACTGAACTTACAAAAAGTTTGAAAAATGGAGATAGCGTTCAAGTAGTTAAGGCATCTGATGCTGACCATGAATTCACAGAAGGAGGCGAATAA